Proteins co-encoded in one Symmachiella macrocystis genomic window:
- a CDS encoding NAD(P)H-dependent glycerol-3-phosphate dehydrogenase, producing MGNKVTVLGGGAMGTACAILLSENPEQEVALWTRNPEHAAIMAQSRQNERLLPGVKIPASVAITADVAAAIEGADILVAAVPTAFLREALTDWAPLLTADRPMVSVIKGIENETFLRPSEIISEILGHRGVVALGGPSHAEEISRRLPASVVAASGDLSLAKRVQDIFTTDRFRVYTNLDIIGVEMAAALKNIVAIAAGICDGLGFGDNAKAGLITRGLVEMTRFGTAMGAEASTFSGLAGIGDLVTTCVSPYGRNREVGERLGKGETLEQIQADMKSVAEGVWTTRSVYELSDQRDVDMPIANEVYQVLFEGKSPTDATESLMLRPPKRE from the coding sequence ATGGGTAATAAAGTAACTGTTCTAGGCGGCGGAGCGATGGGAACCGCGTGTGCGATCCTATTGTCCGAAAATCCGGAACAAGAGGTCGCCCTCTGGACCCGTAATCCCGAGCATGCGGCGATTATGGCACAATCGCGCCAAAACGAACGACTACTTCCCGGCGTCAAAATCCCCGCATCAGTCGCCATCACCGCCGACGTGGCCGCTGCCATTGAGGGTGCGGATATTCTGGTTGCCGCAGTTCCTACGGCTTTCTTGCGGGAGGCCCTCACGGATTGGGCACCGCTGCTGACAGCCGATCGTCCGATGGTCAGCGTGATCAAGGGGATCGAGAACGAAACCTTTCTTCGGCCTAGTGAAATCATTAGCGAGATCTTGGGGCATCGCGGCGTCGTGGCTCTGGGGGGGCCCAGTCATGCTGAAGAAATCTCGCGACGGCTACCAGCCAGCGTTGTAGCGGCTAGTGGCGATTTGTCTTTGGCCAAACGTGTACAGGACATATTCACCACCGATCGGTTTCGAGTTTATACGAATTTGGACATCATCGGTGTGGAGATGGCTGCGGCGCTCAAAAACATTGTGGCCATCGCCGCCGGTATCTGTGATGGCCTCGGTTTTGGGGACAATGCCAAGGCGGGATTGATCACGCGGGGATTGGTCGAAATGACCCGTTTTGGCACCGCCATGGGAGCTGAAGCCTCCACGTTTTCCGGCCTCGCCGGAATCGGCGATTTGGTCACAACCTGCGTCAGTCCTTACGGACGGAATCGCGAAGTCGGCGAGCGACTCGGCAAAGGGGAAACGTTAGAGCAGATCCAAGCCGACATGAAATCTGTCGCGGAAGGCGTCTGGACCACACGCAGTGTGTATGAACTGTCGGATCAACGCGATGTGGATATGCCAATTGCCAACGAGGTTTATCAAGTCCTGTTTGAAGGCAAATCGCCCACGGATGCCACCGAATCGCTGATGCTTCGTCCCCCGAAGCGAGAGTAG
- a CDS encoding DUF1501 domain-containing protein, translating to MLTIQGNKTKHCDGVSRRGFLTIGALGAAGLTLPDLLRAEAAAGIGSSNKAVINIHLDGGPPQMDMIDLKPDAPVEIRGEFSPISTAVAGIQISELLPKLAANANEFAFIRSLVGSAGRHDAFQCQSGFNAKDLSSIGGRPAMGAVLSKLYATAGQAAPTFVDLMQGRPLVRNSARPGFLGPAYQPFRPDISHLFTRKLEPGMKGELARLGTGHATSLVLNQKLSARRLTDRTQLLSGLDRIRRDVDSSGMMDAMDRFTQQAVNILTSGALADALDLEKVDPATLRRYQFSAKTEGERSKYSDGPEATYKLLLALRLIEAGVRCVSVSFSDFDTHRNNFSRLRNVLPMIDHGLDALVTDLRERGMFDDVSIVAWGEFGRTPRIDTKTAGRHHWPRVGMGLLAGGGMRTGQTVGITDRQAATAISRPVQFKDVFATLYRNLGINAAGVTVDDPTGRPQYLLDSGTPLSELV from the coding sequence ATGCTGACAATTCAGGGCAACAAAACGAAGCACTGCGACGGCGTTTCTCGTCGTGGGTTCCTCACGATCGGTGCGTTGGGCGCCGCCGGGCTGACGCTGCCGGACTTGCTGCGTGCCGAGGCAGCGGCGGGAATTGGTTCGTCCAATAAAGCGGTGATCAACATCCATCTCGACGGGGGGCCGCCGCAGATGGATATGATTGATCTCAAACCGGATGCCCCGGTTGAGATTCGCGGCGAATTTTCACCGATCTCCACGGCGGTTGCGGGAATCCAAATTAGCGAACTGCTGCCCAAACTGGCTGCGAACGCTAATGAATTTGCATTCATCCGTTCCTTGGTCGGCTCGGCCGGGAGGCATGATGCATTTCAATGCCAATCGGGATTTAATGCCAAAGACCTGTCTTCGATCGGCGGACGCCCGGCGATGGGAGCTGTGCTTTCGAAACTGTATGCCACCGCTGGACAAGCTGCGCCGACGTTCGTCGATTTGATGCAGGGGCGCCCGCTGGTTCGCAATAGCGCCCGCCCCGGATTTCTGGGACCGGCCTATCAACCCTTTCGGCCCGACATTTCCCACCTGTTCACGCGGAAACTCGAACCGGGAATGAAAGGTGAGTTGGCCCGCTTAGGAACGGGGCATGCGACGAGTTTGGTGCTCAACCAAAAATTGTCCGCGCGGCGGCTGACCGACCGTACGCAGTTGTTGTCAGGCTTGGATCGCATCCGTCGTGACGTCGATTCCAGCGGCATGATGGATGCGATGGACCGTTTCACACAACAGGCCGTTAATATCCTCACGTCGGGGGCATTGGCCGATGCGTTGGATTTGGAGAAGGTCGACCCGGCTACGCTGCGGCGGTATCAGTTTTCCGCCAAGACAGAGGGAGAGCGTTCAAAATATAGCGACGGACCGGAGGCCACCTACAAATTGCTGTTGGCGCTGCGATTGATTGAGGCGGGGGTTCGCTGCGTGAGCGTCTCGTTTAGTGACTTCGACACACATCGCAACAATTTTAGCCGGTTGCGGAATGTTCTGCCGATGATCGACCACGGGCTGGATGCGCTGGTGACAGACTTGCGCGAACGGGGGATGTTCGACGACGTTTCCATTGTCGCCTGGGGCGAGTTTGGACGCACACCGCGGATTGATACGAAAACGGCTGGACGCCACCATTGGCCGCGCGTAGGCATGGGATTACTGGCCGGTGGCGGGATGCGGACCGGACAGACGGTTGGTATCACGGACCGCCAAGCGGCAACTGCGATTTCCCGCCCGGTGCAATTCAAAGATGTCTTTGCCACGCTCTACCGGAACTTGGGTATCAACGCGGCCGGTGTAACGGTCGATGATCCCACCGGCCGCCCGCAATATCTGCTGGACAGCGGCACGCCGTTGAGCGAATTGGTTTAA
- a CDS encoding DUF1501 domain-containing protein: MTGPRTETLKLPPGISRRDVLQAGALGLGTASLLPTSAIAAPQVATRRKSVIFVFLTGGISQQDSFDMKPSAPVDVRGEFQPVATRTPGLQICEHLPLLAQRTDKYAILRTLATGSNGHELACHMMLTGRLDLPPAFNVNDAPSPNEWPSIPSLVTYATRGRNNLPPAVVLPQPSVNEIGRFRPGQYAGRLGPRWEAWHVDIAAKCPLGNGACPDCFRFDGSPFQHGSPTIFDTPHLKLPNGGNGRLSERLSLLAGIEHQREHMQQVARVEQHARFREQAVSVLADPTTKEAFDVENADPKLVERYGKNKFGLSCLMAFRLSQAGVNYVQVNLGKNSSWDTHYGNFANLKNNLLPPMDRAVSALMDDLFESGLSEETLLIVGGEFGRTPKINKDAGRDHWDPVNSVLFAGAGVPGGKVIGKTDALAAYPLSGRQTTENFAATIYDTLGIPSSASWTDLDGRPHQIYHAQPLEGLL; this comes from the coding sequence ATGACGGGCCCACGGACCGAAACGTTGAAGTTGCCGCCGGGAATCTCTCGCCGAGATGTGTTGCAGGCCGGCGCTCTTGGGCTGGGAACAGCATCGTTACTCCCCACATCTGCTATCGCCGCTCCCCAGGTTGCCACGCGGCGAAAGTCTGTGATCTTTGTGTTTCTGACTGGCGGGATTTCGCAGCAGGACAGCTTTGATATGAAGCCGTCTGCGCCGGTGGATGTTCGGGGCGAATTTCAACCGGTCGCCACGCGGACACCGGGACTGCAAATCTGTGAGCATCTGCCGTTGTTGGCGCAACGAACGGACAAATACGCGATTCTGCGGACACTCGCCACCGGCAGCAATGGCCACGAACTGGCTTGTCACATGATGCTCACCGGACGCTTGGATTTACCGCCGGCTTTCAACGTCAACGATGCTCCCAGTCCCAACGAATGGCCGTCGATTCCCTCGCTGGTGACGTATGCAACGCGGGGCCGAAATAATTTGCCGCCGGCGGTTGTGCTGCCGCAACCGAGCGTTAACGAGATCGGCCGCTTTCGACCCGGGCAGTATGCTGGACGGTTGGGACCGCGCTGGGAAGCATGGCACGTCGACATTGCCGCGAAGTGTCCGTTGGGAAATGGCGCTTGCCCGGACTGTTTTCGCTTTGACGGCTCACCGTTTCAGCATGGCTCACCAACGATCTTTGACACGCCGCACCTCAAATTGCCCAACGGCGGCAATGGGCGGTTATCAGAGCGTTTGAGCTTGTTGGCAGGGATCGAGCATCAACGGGAGCACATGCAGCAAGTGGCCCGTGTTGAGCAGCATGCGAGATTTCGTGAACAGGCGGTTTCGGTCTTGGCCGATCCGACGACGAAAGAGGCCTTCGATGTGGAGAACGCCGATCCGAAACTTGTGGAGCGTTATGGAAAAAACAAATTCGGTCTGTCCTGTTTGATGGCGTTTCGACTCTCCCAAGCGGGGGTGAATTATGTGCAAGTTAATCTGGGAAAAAATTCTTCCTGGGATACACACTACGGCAATTTTGCGAATCTTAAAAACAATCTGCTCCCCCCGATGGATCGGGCTGTTTCGGCGCTGATGGACGATCTGTTTGAAAGCGGCCTGTCGGAAGAGACGCTGCTGATTGTCGGAGGCGAATTTGGGCGGACGCCGAAGATCAACAAAGATGCGGGGCGCGACCATTGGGATCCGGTCAATTCGGTGTTGTTCGCCGGTGCAGGTGTCCCAGGGGGAAAGGTTATCGGCAAGACCGACGCGCTGGCGGCCTACCCGCTTTCCGGTCGGCAAACGACGGAAAACTTTGCCGCAACAATATACGACACGTTGGGCATCCCCTCCTCTGCCAGTTGGACCGACCTCGACGGCCGGCCGCATCAGATTTATCATGCCCAGCCGCTTGAGGGATTGCTTTAA
- a CDS encoding porin: MKHIFLALISVITSAILLVAIPASVLADEPVDVDALLRRLEEAERRLKILETGTQREFADAARVGRTNAVDPTFAVDVDNARTSAIDPTIEVEPAAFSVEYNAYSAATSQGEYARQSTLPRASAFEINYDSGFVIRPDDKDAQPYQLQVNGRMQIRHVGFDRDANFYSNRGDTFRGGPLPINNRNDFEIERARLVFSGFVHDPKLEFFLNIDGDSDDNHDAIFHDFWFNYEFSKTFDLYFGKAFVPGSRAWVDGSSRTHFADRSMATTFFRPDRSVGVWAIGEVAEDLFYRIMLANGFNASDFRFSELDTNLAYSGTMWWDVEGDYGKGYADLEWHEDLAVLVGHSFTYASQQGVDSLGLPKSEQNFLRISDGTRLIAPDALAPGVTVVGGDIYLYAVDAAFKYRGWSVNSELYFRWLNQFKTLGGPIPYSQLYAAGFYTDAGYMILERSLEVIGRTSLVDGMFGTRWEYAAGVNWYVNGTHQNKVTFDITKLDGSPVSNSGPNYEVGQEGLLTRLQWQIAF, translated from the coding sequence ATGAAGCACATTTTCTTAGCGTTGATTTCGGTAATCACTAGCGCAATTCTGCTGGTAGCGATCCCCGCTTCCGTACTCGCGGACGAACCGGTTGATGTCGACGCATTGCTGCGCCGTTTGGAAGAGGCCGAACGGCGTCTGAAGATTTTGGAAACGGGTACGCAGCGAGAGTTTGCTGACGCGGCCAGAGTTGGGCGAACCAATGCCGTGGATCCCACCTTTGCCGTCGACGTAGATAACGCGCGTACTTCAGCTATTGATCCGACGATTGAGGTGGAGCCGGCGGCGTTCTCGGTGGAGTACAATGCCTATTCCGCTGCTACGAGCCAAGGTGAATATGCTCGCCAGTCGACGTTGCCGAGAGCCAGCGCTTTCGAGATCAATTACGACAGTGGGTTCGTGATTCGCCCTGACGACAAGGACGCGCAGCCCTATCAGTTGCAAGTGAACGGCCGCATGCAAATTCGGCATGTTGGATTTGATCGCGATGCCAACTTTTACTCTAACCGCGGTGACACGTTTCGCGGCGGACCGCTCCCCATTAATAATCGCAACGATTTCGAAATTGAACGGGCGCGGTTAGTGTTTAGTGGGTTTGTCCACGATCCGAAGCTCGAATTCTTTTTAAATATTGACGGCGACTCCGACGACAATCATGACGCGATTTTTCATGATTTTTGGTTCAATTATGAGTTCAGCAAGACCTTTGATTTGTATTTCGGTAAGGCGTTCGTGCCTGGCAGCCGCGCTTGGGTGGATGGTTCGTCGCGGACACACTTTGCGGACCGTTCCATGGCGACGACGTTTTTTCGCCCGGATCGGAGTGTCGGAGTGTGGGCGATTGGCGAGGTTGCGGAAGACCTTTTCTATCGCATTATGCTGGCCAACGGGTTTAACGCATCAGATTTTCGGTTCTCGGAATTGGACACGAATTTGGCTTATTCGGGGACCATGTGGTGGGATGTGGAGGGGGATTATGGCAAGGGCTATGCCGATTTGGAGTGGCACGAAGACTTGGCGGTCCTCGTTGGCCACAGCTTTACCTATGCCAGCCAACAGGGGGTTGATTCCTTGGGACTCCCCAAATCGGAACAAAACTTCTTACGGATCAGCGATGGAACGCGATTGATAGCTCCCGATGCGTTGGCTCCGGGAGTGACCGTAGTCGGGGGGGACATTTATCTCTATGCAGTGGACGCCGCATTCAAGTATCGGGGTTGGAGCGTCAACTCCGAATTGTACTTCCGTTGGTTAAACCAATTCAAAACACTAGGCGGCCCCATCCCCTATTCGCAATTGTATGCCGCCGGCTTTTATACCGATGCCGGATACATGATCTTGGAAAGGTCCTTGGAAGTCATCGGACGCACGTCACTTGTCGATGGCATGTTTGGGACGCGTTGGGAATACGCGGCCGGCGTGAATTGGTATGTCAATGGGACGCACCAGAATAAGGTGACTTTCGACATCACCAAACTCGACGGCAGCCCCGTCTCCAACTCCGGCCCTAATTATGAAGTGGGGCAGGAAGGACTTCTGACACGACTGCAATGGCAAATCGCGTTTTGA
- a CDS encoding OprO/OprP family phosphate-selective porin: MSCATNPELLRIRRCLLSVVIVACAGATGFGQSAGVDESNEADGFEQRIQKLEAELATLRRDHAGIAPESEAAESETVEFAEALIPAEESTGVVTISNWTSSRFSRFQDEADGAALPQPSLGEDPDLPNLPPGFRDRLGQPRSLFDSSEYPTVNWSGFLQLDTGIVDQDELNVESVGRVSAESGLRRVRLRVDGNVRETSTYVIDLDFAASGHPSFRNVMLAFHDAPIAQNIQMGYFKQSIGMQAMTRATDLRFLERTLPFAFDPFRQTGIGAFGNYAERRGSWAFSTFGYPTDSFGVTTGEALGTSLSTRVTGLPYYEDEGARLLHLGMGYSFGTPADNTVRYAIQPGFFVVDPGNPDASTMVPTFVDTGKIPARAFHIFNAELAGNFGSLSLQSEATFAVVDQIGGPTLAFSGAYASVGYVLTGESFGYNRRHGILRSIVPEQNFDINGGLGALELTAGWSYIDLDDKNIQGGDMWNFILGVNWYVSESGRFTLNIIPTHLFDPEYGPSNAEVIGGRAQVEF; this comes from the coding sequence ATGTCTTGCGCCACGAATCCTGAACTGTTGCGCATACGGCGGTGTTTACTGTCCGTGGTGATCGTCGCATGCGCCGGCGCCACTGGATTCGGACAATCAGCCGGGGTGGATGAGAGCAACGAAGCGGACGGGTTTGAACAGCGGATTCAAAAGTTAGAGGCGGAACTCGCTACGCTGCGGCGCGACCACGCGGGAATCGCCCCGGAATCAGAAGCTGCGGAGTCAGAAACCGTGGAATTCGCGGAGGCATTGATTCCTGCAGAGGAGTCGACGGGCGTTGTAACGATCTCGAATTGGACATCCTCCAGATTTTCGAGGTTTCAAGACGAGGCTGACGGCGCAGCCCTGCCCCAACCGAGTTTGGGAGAGGATCCTGATTTGCCGAATCTTCCTCCGGGATTTCGAGATCGTCTTGGGCAACCGCGGAGTCTGTTTGATTCCTCCGAGTATCCCACCGTGAATTGGAGCGGTTTTTTGCAGTTGGATACGGGGATTGTCGATCAGGATGAACTCAACGTTGAGTCAGTAGGGCGGGTTTCTGCCGAGAGTGGCCTGCGGCGTGTCCGTTTGCGGGTTGACGGAAATGTCCGTGAAACCAGCACTTATGTGATTGACCTGGATTTTGCCGCCTCGGGTCATCCGAGTTTTCGCAACGTCATGCTTGCCTTCCACGACGCCCCCATCGCGCAGAACATTCAGATGGGCTACTTCAAGCAGTCGATTGGCATGCAAGCTATGACTCGGGCGACAGATCTGCGGTTCCTGGAACGCACTTTGCCTTTTGCGTTTGACCCGTTTCGCCAAACTGGCATCGGTGCCTTTGGCAATTACGCGGAACGGCGGGGCAGTTGGGCATTTTCCACATTTGGCTATCCGACCGATTCGTTTGGCGTGACCACCGGAGAGGCGCTAGGGACGTCGTTATCGACTCGAGTCACGGGACTACCGTATTATGAAGATGAGGGTGCGCGACTCCTGCATCTGGGCATGGGATATAGCTTTGGCACTCCAGCCGACAATACGGTGCGATACGCCATTCAACCCGGATTTTTCGTCGTCGATCCCGGCAATCCCGATGCGAGCACTATGGTGCCGACATTCGTTGATACCGGAAAGATCCCGGCACGAGCCTTTCACATATTCAACGCCGAGCTAGCCGGCAATTTCGGTTCCCTGTCGCTGCAGTCCGAGGCGACATTCGCAGTTGTCGATCAAATCGGCGGCCCGACGTTGGCATTTTCGGGCGCGTACGCCTCGGTGGGATACGTCCTCACGGGGGAGTCGTTTGGTTACAATCGGCGTCATGGGATTTTGCGGAGCATCGTTCCGGAGCAGAACTTCGATATCAATGGCGGTCTCGGAGCTTTGGAACTGACAGCTGGTTGGTCCTACATCGATTTGGATGACAAGAATATACAGGGGGGAGATATGTGGAACTTCATCTTGGGGGTCAACTGGTACGTCAGCGAAAGCGGGCGGTTTACACTCAATATCATTCCAACACATTTGTTCGACCCCGAATATGGCCCGAGCAATGCCGAAGTTATCGGAGGGCGGGCGCAGGTTGAGTTTTAA
- a CDS encoding peroxidase family protein: MRSKIHTKTRSAHAGKVNKMRRPLSLESLEERVVMSASIAEIDGTGNNLDNPEWGSTYEQLLRISTVEYADGISEPAGADRPSAREVSNAIVDQDADIINDRQLSDFVWLWGQFIDHDIDLTENGEPHESLPIEVPTGDEFFDPFSTGTQVIDFNRSLYDAATGDSVSNVRQQLNEITAFIDGSVIYGSDDVRAAALRTFSGGRLKTSEGDLLPFNESGLANAGGTSADLFLAGDVRANENAALSSMHTLFVREHNRIADEIAANNPNLSDEEIYQQARAYVVAELQAITFNEYLPALLGEDAIAEYQGYDSTVNPGISNLFSTAAYRYGHSMLSPELLRVDNSGAVIDAGNLSLRDAFFAPGELMENGIDSLLAGLARQEAQEIDTQVIDDVRNFLFGPPGSGGFDLVSLNIQRGRDHGLADYNQVRVDLGLEAVTSFSQITSDPELQAKLEEVYGDVDNIDVWVGGLAEDHVAGASVGLLIHTVIADQFERIRDGDRFWYQNVFEGSELEELESTSLSDIILRNTGIENIREDVFRLTTNYAPVAALEVDFVGSRRNGEIQLDASGSFDLEQSTESLTYLWDLDNDGQYDDAIGMQTAVSMRDLDSRGRLVVGLKVIDDQGNVGLQEMVVKNGRHHPGHFAGGMHHHNHGHHQHGHHHGKSGHGHHGHQEREMPGRSHKAGKSFAFMHGAGHGRHDDAFAELADGLWGNDLHKKHNRRSR; encoded by the coding sequence ATGCGTTCCAAGATCCACACCAAGACCCGTTCAGCCCACGCTGGTAAAGTCAACAAAATGCGACGCCCCTTGTCATTGGAGTCGCTCGAAGAGCGCGTCGTGATGTCCGCCAGCATCGCGGAGATCGATGGGACCGGCAATAACCTCGACAATCCCGAATGGGGCAGTACCTACGAACAGTTGTTGCGGATCAGTACTGTTGAATATGCAGACGGGATTTCGGAACCCGCGGGGGCGGATCGGCCCAGTGCGCGGGAGGTTAGTAATGCGATCGTGGACCAGGACGCGGATATCATCAATGACCGGCAACTGTCCGACTTTGTCTGGCTGTGGGGGCAGTTTATTGACCACGATATCGATCTGACGGAGAACGGTGAACCCCACGAGTCGTTGCCGATCGAAGTTCCCACGGGAGATGAATTCTTTGATCCCTTTTCAACAGGGACACAGGTCATCGATTTCAATCGCTCCTTGTACGACGCCGCAACGGGAGATTCGGTGAGTAATGTGAGACAACAGCTCAATGAGATTACCGCTTTCATTGATGGGTCTGTGATTTATGGTTCCGATGACGTGCGTGCAGCGGCTCTGCGAACGTTTTCCGGTGGCCGGTTGAAGACCAGTGAAGGCGACCTGTTGCCGTTTAATGAATCCGGTTTGGCCAATGCCGGCGGGACGAGTGCCGATTTGTTCCTTGCCGGTGATGTGCGGGCCAATGAAAACGCGGCGCTCTCTTCGATGCATACGTTGTTCGTTAGAGAACATAATCGCATCGCTGACGAAATCGCCGCTAACAATCCGAACCTGTCCGATGAGGAAATCTATCAGCAGGCCCGGGCCTATGTGGTTGCCGAATTGCAGGCGATTACGTTTAACGAATACCTTCCCGCGCTGTTGGGCGAAGATGCGATTGCTGAGTATCAAGGGTACGACTCGACCGTGAACCCGGGCATTAGCAACTTGTTTTCGACGGCGGCTTATCGGTATGGGCACAGTATGTTGTCGCCCGAGTTGTTGCGGGTCGACAATAGTGGCGCAGTGATTGACGCCGGGAATCTTTCCCTACGTGACGCGTTTTTTGCCCCGGGCGAATTGATGGAGAATGGCATTGATTCTCTGTTGGCCGGATTGGCGCGGCAGGAGGCGCAGGAGATCGATACCCAGGTCATTGACGACGTACGCAATTTTTTGTTCGGCCCTCCTGGCTCCGGCGGCTTTGACTTGGTGTCGTTGAATATTCAGCGCGGACGCGATCACGGTTTGGCGGATTACAACCAGGTTCGTGTTGATTTGGGATTGGAGGCGGTGACCAGCTTTTCACAGATTACCTCCGACCCGGAATTGCAGGCCAAGTTGGAAGAGGTCTATGGCGATGTCGACAATATCGACGTCTGGGTTGGCGGCTTAGCGGAGGACCATGTGGCCGGCGCGAGCGTAGGGCTGTTGATCCACACGGTGATCGCCGACCAATTCGAGCGGATTCGCGACGGAGACCGTTTCTGGTATCAGAATGTCTTCGAAGGCAGCGAATTGGAAGAATTGGAGTCGACGAGCCTATCCGACATCATTTTGCGGAACACCGGGATCGAAAATATCCGCGAGGACGTTTTCCGGTTGACGACAAATTACGCGCCGGTGGCGGCATTGGAAGTCGATTTTGTGGGGTCGCGACGTAATGGCGAAATTCAGTTGGACGCCAGTGGTAGTTTTGACCTCGAACAATCGACCGAATCGTTGACCTATCTGTGGGACCTCGACAACGACGGCCAGTATGACGACGCGATCGGCATGCAAACGGCAGTCTCGATGCGGGACTTGGATTCGCGAGGTCGCTTGGTGGTCGGATTGAAAGTCATTGATGATCAAGGAAATGTCGGCTTGCAAGAAATGGTTGTCAAAAACGGCCGGCATCACCCCGGACATTTTGCCGGTGGCATGCATCACCACAACCACGGCCACCATCAGCATGGTCACCATCACGGAAAATCAGGTCACGGCCATCATGGGCATCAGGAAAGAGAGATGCCTGGCCGTTCGCACAAGGCGGGAAAATCCTTTGCCTTCATGCACGGAGCAGGACATGGTCGACACGATGACGCGTTTGCTGAATTGGCTGATGGGCTATGGGGAAACGATCTTCACAAAAAGCACAACAGGCGTAGCCGCTAA
- a CDS encoding LamG domain-containing protein: MNRFLTNALVLLFVCGAGVDARGDDKLIGDWPLAGDTRDHSSSKLKSKARDIDLKVAGPRGQANTAGGFDGRTSVIEVEDNPALHLGTGEFSISLWANTQEKLDDVLGDLVAKYDAKSRTGFNLGILNLSGVTSTQSNHRHLYFGIDADKIDPEWTDCGRPGDNLYVCALCVYKGELYAGTFEHGADQAGHVYRYEGGQQWADCGSPDSSNAVQTLAVFDGHLYAGTGRYLAAGSALPESPNETPGGKVYRYEAPGQWIDCGKLQNPKTGESFTTGGLVVYQGALYAGPSKHPGRGLYRYEGGESWKFLGEPGHRVTFPVVHNGSMYFASLDGGGIERYDGQGKFTDVGKPEGITQSYGFAIYRGDLYSSTWPNGEVFRYGGGQDWINVGRLGDEKEVMGMAVYNGGFFAGTLPLAEVYRYDGGSNWSRTGQLDTTPDVKYRRAWSMAVHEGRLYCGTLPSGHVYSLEAGKSATYGHALPAGWVHLAAVRGRDCLRLYVNGKLVARSSQFAVSDYDISTTEPLTIGFGPQDHFDGKLAEVRLYGRALTDADIAQLAQVKKGAAGQ; encoded by the coding sequence ATGAATCGTTTTTTAACGAACGCGTTGGTGCTCTTGTTTGTGTGCGGCGCCGGAGTCGACGCTCGAGGCGATGACAAACTGATTGGCGATTGGCCATTGGCCGGCGACACGCGCGACCATTCGTCCAGCAAACTCAAATCGAAGGCCCGCGATATTGATTTGAAAGTCGCGGGGCCCCGCGGTCAGGCGAATACCGCGGGCGGATTTGATGGCCGTACCAGTGTCATTGAAGTCGAGGACAACCCGGCCCTGCATTTGGGGACGGGTGAGTTTTCCATTTCCCTGTGGGCGAATACCCAAGAGAAGTTGGACGACGTGCTGGGCGACCTTGTTGCTAAATACGACGCGAAGAGTCGCACGGGATTCAACTTGGGAATCCTCAACTTATCGGGTGTGACATCCACGCAGTCCAATCATCGGCATCTCTATTTTGGAATTGATGCGGACAAAATCGATCCGGAGTGGACCGACTGTGGACGTCCCGGAGACAATTTGTACGTCTGCGCGTTGTGTGTGTACAAAGGGGAGTTATACGCCGGGACCTTTGAGCACGGAGCGGATCAGGCGGGGCATGTTTATCGTTACGAAGGAGGGCAGCAGTGGGCCGATTGCGGAAGTCCCGACAGTAGCAATGCGGTGCAGACGCTTGCGGTCTTTGATGGGCATCTGTATGCGGGAACCGGTCGTTATCTCGCCGCTGGGTCGGCGCTTCCCGAATCGCCGAACGAAACGCCAGGGGGCAAAGTGTATCGCTACGAAGCTCCGGGGCAGTGGATTGATTGCGGCAAATTGCAGAATCCAAAGACCGGCGAATCGTTTACAACCGGCGGCTTGGTCGTCTATCAGGGCGCGTTGTATGCCGGACCCTCCAAGCATCCCGGCCGGGGGTTGTATCGTTACGAAGGGGGCGAGAGTTGGAAATTTCTGGGAGAACCGGGACACCGCGTGACCTTTCCGGTGGTTCACAACGGATCGATGTATTTCGCATCGCTGGATGGCGGAGGCATTGAACGCTACGACGGGCAGGGAAAGTTCACTGACGTGGGGAAACCCGAGGGAATCACCCAGTCGTACGGATTTGCGATTTACCGGGGCGACTTGTACTCCTCGACATGGCCCAACGGTGAAGTCTTTCGTTATGGCGGCGGGCAGGATTGGATCAATGTCGGTCGACTGGGCGATGAAAAAGAAGTCATGGGGATGGCGGTCTACAACGGTGGGTTCTTTGCAGGCACGCTGCCTTTGGCTGAAGTCTATCGCTACGACGGCGGCAGCAATTGGTCGCGGACTGGGCAACTCGATACCACGCCGGATGTGAAATATCGCCGCGCGTGGTCGATGGCTGTGCATGAGGGCCGGTTGTATTGCGGGACCTTGCCTTCGGGACATGTCTATTCGTTGGAAGCGGGCAAGAGCGCGACATATGGACACGCGCTGCCTGCGGGTTGGGTGCATCTGGCAGCGGTACGGGGACGCGATTGTTTACGGCTTTACGTCAATGGAAAACTCGTGGCCCGCTCGTCGCAGTTTGCAGTCTCAGACTATGACATCTCCACCACCGAGCCGCTGACGATTGGCTTTGGCCCACAGGATCATTTCGACGGCAAGCTTGCCGAGGTCCGCCTGTATGGCCGCGCGTTGACGGATGCCGACATCGCGCAGTTGGCGCAGGTGAAAAAGGGTGCTGCAGGTCAATAA